The proteins below are encoded in one region of Amycolatopsis magusensis:
- a CDS encoding ABC transporter permease: MNEIFGWFGDPANWQGVDGVPTRLAEHLGYVALALVFALVIAIPLGLFVGHTGRGAVVLVAGSNSIRALPTLGLVTFLFLLFTVEGPATTIALVVLAIPPILAGTYAGLQATDHGVVDAAQGVGMTGWQRLWKVEVPISLPLVLGGVRNAVLQLVATAAVAAYVGLGGLGRFLLDGLAVFDYGKVVAGAVLTALLAIVLDLVFAGLQRAVVPKGVRLAALAAGKQAKAAGGGE, from the coding sequence ATGAACGAGATCTTCGGCTGGTTCGGCGATCCGGCCAACTGGCAGGGCGTCGACGGGGTGCCGACCCGGCTCGCCGAGCACCTCGGTTACGTGGCGCTGGCGCTGGTGTTCGCCCTGGTGATCGCGATCCCGCTGGGCCTGTTCGTCGGGCACACCGGCCGCGGCGCGGTGGTGCTGGTGGCCGGGAGCAACTCGATCCGCGCGCTGCCCACGCTCGGCCTGGTCACCTTCCTCTTCCTGCTGTTCACAGTGGAGGGTCCGGCGACCACGATCGCGTTGGTGGTGCTGGCGATCCCGCCGATCCTGGCCGGGACCTACGCCGGGTTGCAGGCCACCGACCACGGCGTGGTGGACGCCGCGCAGGGCGTCGGGATGACCGGCTGGCAGCGGCTGTGGAAGGTCGAAGTGCCGATCTCCCTGCCGCTGGTGCTCGGTGGGGTGCGCAACGCCGTGCTGCAGCTGGTGGCGACCGCGGCGGTGGCGGCCTACGTCGGGCTCGGCGGCCTCGGCCGCTTCCTGCTCGACGGGCTGGCCGTGTTCGACTACGGCAAGGTGGTCGCGGGTGCGGTGCTGACCGCGCTGCTGGCCATCGTGCTGGACCTGGTGTTCGCGGGCCTGCAACGGGCCGTGGTGCCGAAGGGGGTCCGGCTGGCCGCGTTGGCCGCCGGGAAGCAGGCCAAGGCGGCGGGAGGCGGCGAGTGA
- a CDS encoding NAD(P)-dependent malic enzyme encodes MNEDSTPVTDEEIFTGHEGGKLSVAANRPISVARDLSIAYTPGVAKVSRAIAEDAELAKRYTWAERLVVVVSDGTAVLGLGDIGPSASLPVMEGKSVLFKTFADLNSIPLVLNTTDVDEIVETLVRLRPSFGAVNLEDIAAPRCFELEDKLKAALDCPVMHDDQHGTAIVALAALRGANLVLGKNIVDQRVVISGAGAAGVACARILQAAGIGEVTVLDSKGIIHEGRDGLNAVKQGLASSTNASGLTGGLPEAIRGADVFLGLSGSTIEEELLATMAGDSIVFALSNPDPEIHPAVAAKYASIVATGRSDFPNQINNVLAFPGVFRGALDSGARAITERMKIAAADAIVAVASDDLGPDRIVPSPLDPRVALEVAAAVAKAATEDGVDT; translated from the coding sequence ATGAACGAAGACAGCACGCCGGTGACCGACGAGGAGATCTTCACCGGTCACGAAGGCGGCAAGCTCTCCGTCGCCGCCAACCGGCCGATCTCGGTCGCGCGTGATCTGTCCATCGCCTACACCCCGGGGGTGGCCAAGGTGAGCCGCGCCATCGCCGAGGACGCCGAGCTGGCCAAGCGGTACACCTGGGCCGAGCGGCTGGTCGTGGTGGTCAGCGACGGCACCGCCGTGCTGGGCCTCGGCGACATCGGCCCGAGCGCCTCGCTGCCGGTGATGGAGGGCAAGTCGGTCCTGTTCAAGACCTTCGCCGACCTGAACTCGATCCCGCTGGTGCTGAACACCACGGACGTGGACGAGATCGTCGAGACGCTGGTCCGGCTGCGGCCGTCCTTCGGTGCGGTGAACCTCGAGGACATCGCCGCGCCGCGGTGCTTCGAACTGGAGGACAAGCTCAAGGCGGCGCTCGACTGCCCGGTCATGCACGACGACCAGCACGGCACCGCGATCGTGGCGCTGGCCGCGCTGCGCGGGGCGAACCTGGTGCTCGGCAAGAACATCGTCGACCAGCGCGTGGTGATCTCCGGGGCCGGCGCGGCGGGCGTGGCCTGCGCGCGGATCCTGCAGGCCGCGGGCATCGGCGAGGTCACCGTGCTGGACTCGAAGGGCATCATCCACGAGGGGCGCGACGGGCTGAACGCGGTCAAGCAGGGGCTGGCCTCGTCGACCAACGCGAGCGGACTGACCGGCGGGCTGCCGGAGGCGATCCGGGGCGCCGACGTGTTCCTCGGGCTGTCGGGGTCCACCATCGAAGAGGAGCTGCTGGCCACCATGGCCGGTGACTCGATCGTGTTCGCACTGTCCAATCCGGACCCGGAGATCCACCCGGCGGTGGCCGCCAAGTACGCCTCGATCGTGGCGACCGGGCGCAGCGACTTCCCGAACCAGATCAACAACGTGCTCGCCTTCCCCGGCGTGTTCCGCGGCGCGCTGGACTCGGGCGCGCGGGCGATCACCGAACGGATGAAGATCGCCGCCGCGGACGCCATCGTCGCCGTGGCCTCCGACGACCTGGGCCCGGACCGCATCGTGCCGAGCCCGCTGGACCCGCGGGTTGCCCTCGAAGTGGCCGCCGCCGTCGCGAAGGCCGCCACCGAAGACGGCGTCGACACCTGA
- a CDS encoding ABC transporter ATP-binding protein, whose protein sequence is MAIEFQGVTKKYPDGTVAVDNLSLTVEDGTITVFVGPSGCGKTTSLRMINRMVEPTSGTVLLDGKDVCDSPPAQLRRGIGYVIQHAGLFPHRTVLDNVATVPLLSGWGKAKARDRAAELLEIVGLPSELGKRYPAQLSGGQQQRVGVARALAADSPVLLMDEPFSAVDPIVREGLQDELLRLQQQLGKTIVFVTHDIDEAVRLGDKVAVMRVGGKLAQYGTPSDVLRHPVDDFVASFVGKDRGYRGLSFLTSEEVRIDPIDTVEVGTVPGEGATWRIAVNGDGEPRGWLPPNSTVDGELTERDLVAGGSLYQKGTPVRGALDAALSSPASLGVVVDDGGRVIGAVTARQVLDVIEQHPQGAAG, encoded by the coding sequence GTGGCAATCGAGTTCCAGGGCGTGACGAAGAAGTACCCGGACGGGACCGTCGCGGTCGACAACCTCAGTCTCACGGTGGAGGACGGGACCATCACCGTGTTCGTCGGGCCGTCCGGCTGCGGCAAGACCACCTCGCTGCGGATGATCAACCGCATGGTGGAGCCGACATCGGGCACCGTGCTGCTGGACGGCAAGGACGTCTGCGACTCACCGCCCGCGCAGTTGCGCCGCGGCATCGGGTACGTCATCCAGCACGCCGGCCTCTTTCCACATCGGACGGTGCTGGACAACGTGGCCACCGTGCCGCTGCTGTCCGGCTGGGGCAAGGCGAAGGCACGCGACCGCGCGGCCGAGCTGCTGGAGATCGTCGGCCTGCCCTCGGAGCTGGGCAAGCGGTACCCGGCCCAGCTTTCCGGTGGCCAGCAGCAGCGCGTCGGGGTGGCGCGCGCGCTGGCCGCGGACTCGCCGGTGCTGCTGATGGACGAGCCGTTCTCCGCGGTGGACCCGATCGTGCGCGAGGGCCTGCAGGACGAACTGCTCCGGCTCCAGCAGCAACTCGGCAAGACCATCGTCTTCGTCACGCACGACATCGACGAAGCCGTCCGCCTCGGCGACAAGGTCGCGGTGATGCGGGTGGGCGGCAAGCTCGCCCAGTACGGCACGCCGTCGGACGTGCTGCGCCACCCGGTCGACGACTTCGTCGCCTCGTTCGTCGGCAAGGACCGCGGTTACCGCGGGCTGTCCTTCCTGACCTCGGAAGAGGTGCGGATCGACCCGATCGACACGGTCGAGGTCGGCACCGTGCCCGGCGAGGGCGCCACCTGGCGGATCGCGGTCAACGGGGACGGCGAGCCGCGCGGCTGGCTGCCGCCGAATTCCACTGTGGACGGTGAGCTGACCGAGCGCGATCTGGTCGCGGGCGGTTCGCTGTACCAGAAGGGCACCCCGGTGCGTGGCGCGCTGGACGCCGCCCTGTCCTCCCCGGCCAGCCTCGGCGTGGTCGTCGACGACGGTGGCCGGGTGATCGGCGCGGTGACCGCGCGCCAGGTGCTGGACGTGATCGAGCAGCACCCACAGGGAGCGGCCGGGTAG
- a CDS encoding ABC transporter permease: protein MGEFFDELGRYLSSANNRAQLLQNLLEHSYLALLPLVFGVVLAVAVGWLGKRWRVARRVAMVVSNLLYTIPSLALFVVIPGLIGTKILDSVNVIVALTIYTTALLVRPVLDALDSVSPPVIAAATAIGYQPARRFFTVELPLAVPVFAAGVRVGAVSNISLVSVGALIGTGGLGVLFTDGFQREYFSPIVVGIVLTLLLALVTDLLLVWLLRLSTPWQRATAKPAPEGSAA from the coding sequence ATGGGCGAGTTCTTCGACGAGCTCGGGCGTTATCTCTCCAGCGCCAACAACCGCGCGCAACTGCTGCAGAACCTGCTCGAGCACAGCTACCTGGCCCTGCTGCCACTGGTGTTCGGCGTGGTGCTCGCGGTGGCGGTCGGCTGGCTCGGCAAGCGCTGGCGGGTCGCGCGCCGGGTGGCGATGGTGGTGTCGAACCTGCTGTACACCATCCCGTCGCTGGCGTTGTTCGTGGTGATCCCCGGTTTGATCGGGACGAAGATCCTGGACAGCGTCAACGTGATCGTGGCGTTGACCATCTACACCACCGCGTTGCTGGTGCGCCCGGTGCTGGACGCGCTGGATTCGGTGTCCCCGCCGGTGATCGCCGCCGCGACGGCGATCGGTTACCAGCCGGCACGCCGCTTCTTCACCGTCGAGCTGCCGCTGGCGGTCCCGGTGTTCGCGGCGGGCGTGCGGGTCGGCGCGGTGAGCAACATCAGCCTGGTCAGCGTCGGCGCGCTGATCGGCACCGGCGGCCTCGGCGTGTTGTTCACCGACGGCTTCCAGCGTGAGTACTTCTCGCCGATCGTGGTCGGCATCGTGCTGACCCTGCTGCTGGCACTGGTGACCGACCTGCTGCTGGTGTGGCTGCTGCGGCTGAGCACGCCCTGGCAACGGGCGACGGCCAAGCCGGCGCCGGAGGGGAGCGCGGCATGA
- a CDS encoding bis-aminopropyl spermidine synthase family protein, producing MSSLNEVLRSHGVHQRPLRTAIALLADGWIRFDELIRRAAVPRRSVEELLESLGSDLERDGNSLRLQPSAVSSYAEFGPRTGKNGPELLAKVSALIEHVPPPLPALDHVQATAETVVRRAEWLDAQYELGGARLVFLGDHDLTSLAVHALRPDAELTVVDLDERVLAYVDERSGGAVRTLHADLRIGLPHAVLGSADLVFSDPPYTPEGMGLFAARGIEALAEPPLGRLLLAYGYSPRHPALGAQVQQELMRLGLTFEAILPDFHSYHGAQAIGAAADLYVCQPTARARKQEVKQGIYTHGPQSVESSGSSAALMDRVREIADRPVVETPRPDWSKPINGKPDVALAFDLTGDPGPWLLRLLLATNASRVAILVPNSHPDLVNAEAQAALLDLIGSKYQLKLLRSLPDNKHAVVVADAVDSPALPLTRAHARLGNLPNIPTPLHPYRLIDLPRHHLPQTLP from the coding sequence GTGAGTTCACTGAACGAGGTCCTGCGGTCCCACGGCGTGCACCAGCGTCCGCTGCGCACGGCGATCGCGCTGCTGGCGGACGGCTGGATCCGGTTCGACGAGCTGATCCGGCGGGCCGCGGTACCGCGGCGGAGTGTGGAGGAACTGCTCGAATCGCTCGGTTCCGACCTGGAGCGGGACGGGAACTCGCTACGGCTGCAACCGTCCGCCGTCTCGAGCTATGCCGAATTCGGGCCGCGTACCGGGAAAAACGGGCCCGAGCTGCTGGCGAAGGTGTCGGCGTTGATCGAGCACGTGCCGCCGCCGCTGCCCGCGTTGGACCACGTGCAAGCCACCGCGGAAACCGTGGTGCGGCGCGCGGAGTGGCTGGACGCGCAGTACGAACTCGGCGGCGCGCGCCTGGTGTTCCTGGGTGATCACGATCTCACTTCGCTCGCCGTGCACGCGCTGCGGCCGGACGCGGAGCTGACCGTGGTCGACCTCGACGAGCGCGTGCTGGCCTATGTGGATGAACGGTCCGGCGGCGCGGTGCGCACGCTGCACGCCGATCTGCGCATCGGGCTGCCGCACGCCGTGCTCGGCAGCGCGGACCTGGTGTTCAGCGACCCGCCGTACACGCCGGAGGGCATGGGCCTGTTCGCCGCGCGCGGGATCGAGGCGCTGGCGGAGCCGCCGCTGGGCAGGCTGCTGCTGGCGTACGGCTACAGCCCGCGGCACCCGGCGCTCGGCGCCCAGGTGCAGCAGGAGTTGATGCGGCTGGGGCTGACCTTCGAGGCGATCCTGCCGGACTTCCACTCCTACCACGGCGCGCAGGCGATCGGCGCCGCCGCGGACCTGTACGTCTGCCAGCCGACCGCGCGGGCGCGCAAGCAGGAGGTGAAGCAGGGCATCTACACGCACGGCCCGCAGTCGGTCGAATCCTCCGGTTCCTCGGCGGCGTTGATGGACCGCGTACGCGAGATCGCCGACCGGCCCGTGGTGGAAACCCCGCGGCCGGACTGGTCGAAGCCGATCAACGGCAAGCCGGACGTGGCGCTGGCCTTCGACCTCACCGGTGACCCGGGCCCGTGGCTGCTGCGCCTACTGCTGGCGACGAACGCCTCGCGGGTGGCGATCCTGGTGCCGAACTCACACCCGGACCTCGTCAACGCGGAGGCTCAAGCCGCCCTACTGGACCTGATCGGCTCCAAGTACCAGCTGAAGCTCCTACGCAGCCTGCCCGACAACAAACACGCCGTCGTGGTCGCCGATGCCGTCGACTCACCCGCCCTACCCCTCACCCGAGCCCACGCGCGCCTGGGAAACCTCCCGAACATCCCCACCCCCCTGCACCCGTACCGCCTGATCGACCTCCCCCGCCACCACCTCCCCCAAACCCTCCCCTAA
- a CDS encoding GNAT family N-acetyltransferase translates to MLIRRETEADAAAIRVVHDAAFAKPDAPGAETVESKLVGELRADGDLLPALSLVAELDGRVAGHVCCSHARIESTPGPVGLGPLGVLPELQSAGVGSALMHAVLAAADALEIPVVVLLGSPGYYSRFGFVLAAEHGITPSIPDWAPHFQVRPLTAYSAEFTGAFHYAPAFDRI, encoded by the coding sequence ATGCTGATCCGCCGTGAGACCGAAGCCGACGCTGCCGCCATCCGGGTGGTGCACGACGCCGCATTCGCCAAACCTGATGCACCCGGTGCGGAAACCGTGGAGTCGAAGCTGGTCGGCGAACTGCGGGCGGACGGCGACCTGCTCCCGGCGTTGTCGCTGGTCGCCGAGCTCGACGGCCGGGTCGCCGGGCACGTCTGCTGCAGCCACGCCCGCATCGAGAGCACGCCGGGGCCGGTCGGGCTCGGCCCGCTGGGCGTGCTGCCGGAACTGCAGTCGGCCGGGGTCGGCTCGGCGCTGATGCACGCGGTGCTCGCGGCCGCGGACGCACTGGAGATCCCGGTGGTGGTGCTGCTCGGCTCCCCCGGCTACTACTCCCGGTTCGGCTTCGTGCTCGCCGCCGAGCACGGCATCACACCGTCCATTCCGGACTGGGCCCCGCACTTCCAGGTGCGCCCGCTGACCGCGTACTCGGCCGAATTCACCGGCGCCTTCCACTACGCGCCGGCGTTCGACCGCATCTAG
- a CDS encoding S8 family peptidase translates to MSKRRPLAALGLAAGVAVLTALGGTTAATAAEGTVVDANSADAVPGSYIVVLKDGVSAQSVEGAAQTVLSRHGGSLDRLFTTVRGYSANMNETQAKRAAADPAVAYVEQNKVVRASADQLNPPSWGLDRIDQRDLPLNQKYSYSTDAANVSAYIIDTGILTTHNDFGGRATHGYDFVDNDADATDCQGHGTHVAGTVGGTAHGVAKAAKLVAVRVLNCSGSGTTAGVIGGVDWVTANAVKPAVANMSLGGGASTTLDNAVRNSVASGVTYGLAAGNDTGANACNTSPARTKEAITVGSTTNTDARSSFSNIGDCLDIFAPGSGITSAWIGGNTATNTISGTSMATPHVVGGAALYLAANPAATPAQVSAALVANGTKGKVTNPGTGSPNVLLYTGSGTPDPDPEPVPCATTANATDVTIPDAPAAAVTSSITIAECARNASATTKVDVQIKHSYRGDLVIDLLAPDGTAYRLKNSNNDSGDDVNASYTVNAGAEAANGVWKLRVQDIYRADTGYVDSWTLTV, encoded by the coding sequence ATGAGCAAGCGCAGACCACTGGCCGCGCTCGGCCTGGCGGCTGGAGTCGCCGTGCTGACCGCGCTCGGCGGCACCACCGCCGCCACCGCCGCGGAAGGCACGGTCGTCGACGCGAACAGCGCCGACGCGGTACCGGGCAGCTACATCGTGGTGCTCAAGGACGGCGTGTCGGCCCAGTCGGTGGAGGGCGCGGCGCAGACCGTGCTGTCCCGGCACGGCGGCTCGCTGGACCGGCTCTTCACGACCGTGCGCGGCTACTCCGCGAACATGAACGAGACGCAGGCCAAGCGGGCGGCAGCCGACCCCGCGGTGGCCTACGTCGAGCAGAACAAGGTCGTGCGCGCCAGCGCCGACCAGCTCAACCCGCCCTCGTGGGGCCTCGACCGGATCGACCAGCGTGACCTCCCGCTGAACCAGAAGTACAGCTACAGCACCGACGCGGCCAACGTCAGCGCGTACATCATCGACACCGGCATCCTGACCACGCACAACGACTTCGGCGGCCGCGCCACCCACGGCTACGACTTCGTGGACAACGACGCCGACGCCACCGACTGCCAGGGCCACGGCACGCACGTCGCGGGCACCGTCGGCGGCACCGCGCACGGCGTGGCCAAGGCGGCCAAGCTGGTCGCCGTCCGCGTGCTGAACTGCAGCGGCTCCGGCACCACCGCGGGCGTCATCGGCGGCGTGGACTGGGTGACCGCCAACGCGGTCAAGCCCGCGGTCGCCAACATGAGCCTCGGCGGCGGCGCGTCCACCACCCTGGACAACGCCGTCCGCAACTCGGTCGCCTCCGGCGTCACCTACGGCCTCGCCGCGGGCAACGACACCGGCGCCAACGCGTGCAACACCTCGCCGGCGCGCACCAAGGAAGCCATCACCGTCGGCTCCACCACCAACACCGACGCGCGGTCGAGCTTCTCGAACATCGGTGACTGCCTGGACATCTTCGCGCCCGGCAGCGGGATCACCTCGGCGTGGATCGGCGGCAACACCGCCACCAACACCATCAGCGGCACCTCGATGGCCACCCCGCACGTGGTCGGCGGCGCGGCACTGTACCTGGCGGCGAACCCCGCGGCCACCCCGGCGCAGGTCTCGGCCGCGCTGGTGGCGAACGGCACCAAGGGCAAGGTGACCAACCCGGGCACCGGCTCGCCGAACGTGCTGCTCTACACCGGTTCCGGCACGCCGGACCCGGACCCCGAGCCCGTCCCGTGCGCCACGACGGCGAACGCCACCGACGTGACCATCCCCGACGCCCCGGCCGCCGCGGTGACCAGCTCGATCACCATCGCCGAGTGCGCGCGCAACGCCAGCGCGACCACCAAGGTCGATGTGCAGATCAAGCACTCCTACCGCGGTGACCTGGTGATCGACCTGCTCGCGCCGGACGGCACCGCGTACCGCCTGAAGAACTCGAACAACGATTCGGGCGACGACGTGAACGCCAGCTACACCGTCAACGCGGGCGCCGAGGCGGCCAACGGCGTGTGGAAGCTGCGGGTGCAGGACATCTACCGGGCGGACACCGGCTACGTCGACAGCTGGACCCTGACCGTCTGA
- a CDS encoding ABC transporter substrate-binding protein, with protein sequence MKRRLGVLLAVVALLTSACGNPFEGGAEGGATGEIIIGASDVGESLLLAQIYAGALRGAGAEDVTVRPPVGGREVVVKALQDRSLSVVPDYTGNLLRYFDKNTEATTSADVYGELRQKLPAGFEVLDQAPAEDKDLLVVRKELADSGVRTFSDLGPRCGELVFGGPGQWSDRWKEKIKALYGCEFKEIRTTDTGGPVTVAALRSGEIQVADLFSTSSTIQSNGFVPLEDDKSMFPAQNIVPLVAKGTLNEREVKALNDVSAALTTEKLTRLNVEFSEEKQNPLDIAEKFLRDNGLSG encoded by the coding sequence GTGAAGCGACGGCTGGGAGTTCTGCTGGCGGTGGTCGCGCTGCTCACCAGCGCCTGCGGCAACCCGTTCGAAGGAGGGGCCGAGGGCGGCGCCACCGGCGAGATCATCATCGGCGCCTCCGACGTGGGCGAGAGCCTGCTGCTGGCGCAGATCTACGCGGGCGCGCTGCGGGGTGCCGGGGCTGAGGACGTCACCGTGCGGCCGCCGGTCGGTGGCCGCGAAGTGGTCGTCAAGGCGCTGCAGGACCGCTCGCTGTCGGTGGTGCCCGACTACACCGGCAACCTGTTGCGGTACTTCGACAAGAACACCGAGGCGACCACCTCCGCGGACGTCTACGGCGAGCTGCGGCAGAAGCTGCCCGCCGGGTTCGAGGTGCTCGACCAGGCGCCCGCCGAGGACAAGGACCTGCTGGTGGTGCGCAAGGAACTGGCCGACTCCGGGGTGCGCACGTTCTCCGACCTCGGCCCGCGCTGCGGCGAACTGGTCTTCGGCGGTCCCGGGCAGTGGAGCGACCGTTGGAAGGAGAAGATCAAGGCGCTCTACGGCTGCGAGTTCAAGGAGATCCGGACCACCGACACCGGCGGGCCGGTGACCGTGGCCGCGCTGCGCTCGGGCGAGATCCAGGTGGCGGACCTGTTCAGCACCTCGTCGACCATCCAGAGCAACGGGTTCGTGCCACTGGAGGACGACAAGTCCATGTTCCCGGCGCAGAACATCGTGCCGCTGGTGGCCAAGGGCACGCTGAACGAGCGCGAGGTGAAGGCGCTCAACGACGTCTCCGCCGCGCTGACCACCGAGAAGCTGACCCGGCTGAACGTGGAATTCAGCGAGGAGAAGCAGAACCCGCTCGACATCGCGGAGAAATTCCTGCGGGACAACGGGTTGAGCGGCTAG